The following proteins come from a genomic window of Bubalus kerabau isolate K-KA32 ecotype Philippines breed swamp buffalo chromosome 20, PCC_UOA_SB_1v2, whole genome shotgun sequence:
- the SS18L2 gene encoding SS18-like protein 2, with product MSVAFVPDWLRGKAEVNQETIQRLLEENDQLIRCIVEYQNKGRANECVQYQHVLHRNLIYLATIADANPTSASKAME from the exons ATGTCGGTGGCTTTCGTACCGGACTGGCTAAGAGGGAAGGCAGAAGTCAATCAGGAGACCATCCAGCGG CTCCTGGAGGAGAATGACCAGCTGATCCGCTGTATCGTGGAATATCAGAACAAAGGCCGGGCGAATGAGTGCGTCCA GTACCAGCATGTGTTACACAGAAATCTCATTTATTTGGCTACCATCGCAGATGCCAACCCAACCAGTGCTTCAAAAGCAATGGAATAG